The Panicum hallii strain FIL2 chromosome 9, PHallii_v3.1, whole genome shotgun sequence genome has a window encoding:
- the LOC112878079 gene encoding uncharacterized protein LOC112878079: MFLRSKIQEMILRRRSRSMNSSAGAQRGHVPDQLASSSTASCDGDGGSKSATARALFASPRLSHSSSLPTGTVFAKSPVLDTESETAFSMSPTSVLDAAASFRSGPDAVGSSKRRPWRDNGLHGLADALDCSDQQPERIVLAATSPSLLVRSCSLDRRVEFGVKNKSSWLPLRACSGREATSPAPADPWEMEPSSEDYTCVISRGPNPRTVHIFGDRVVEADAADASGTETSPRPINLPARGDRGFLSL, from the coding sequence ATGTTCTTGAGATCGAAGATCCAGGAGATGATCCTGAGAAGGAGGTCCAGGTCGATGAACAGCAGTGCCGGCGCGCAGCGGGGCCACGTCCCCGATCAGCTCGCGAGCTCGTCGACGGCTTCatgcgacggcgacggcggcagcaaGAGTGCCACTGCGCGTGCCCTGTTCGCCTCGCCGAGGCTATCGCATTCTTCCTCCCTGCCCACCGGCACCGTCTTCGCCAAGAGCCCCGTGCTGGACACCGAGTCCGAGACGGCCTTCTCCATGAGCCCGACCTCCGTGCTCGACGCGGCGGCGTCCTTCAGGTCCGGCCCCGACGCCGTCGGAAGCAGCAAGCGCCGGCCGTGGCGGGACAACGGCCTGCACGGCCTCGCGGACGCGCTGGACTGCAGCGACCAGCAGCCGGAGCGGATCGTCCTCGCCGCGACATCGCCGTCCCTGCTGGTCAGGTCGTGCTCCCTGGACCGCCGCGTCGAGTTCGGCGTCAAGAACAAGAGCTCGTGGCTGCCCCTCCGCGCCTGCAGCGGTCGCGAGGCcacgtcgccggcgccggctgaCCCATGGGAGATGGAGCCGTCGTCGGAGGACTACACGTGCGTCATCTCCCGCGGGCCGAACCCCAGGACGGTGCACATCTTCGGCGACCGCGTCGTGGAGGCCGACGCCGCGGACGCGAGCGGCACGGAGACCTCGCCGCGGCCGATCAATCTGCCGGCGCGCGGCGACCGGGGCTTCTTGAGCCTGTGA